One Microbacterium marinum genomic window carries:
- a CDS encoding AI-2E family transporter — protein MGLFHSSPRSVRLDDSRPLRTAASGKPASMWSDGFGTLATRSLQAIIVVGVAAVLILGMLQLTVVVIPVLLALILASAAAPVMTWMRRHGIPAVYATLLTLLAVVVLLGGVGWLVVWAVRDQWDKLSTQAQQGFQSLMAWVETLPIDIDQSQIDEWIASATDFLTSAQFGSGALAGVSAVANFVTGLVLMIVTLFFFLKDGPTLWEFLIRPFRGNDYDRAVRVGRKTVNTFGAYLRGTAAVAAVDAIGITAGLLILQIPLAIPLGVLVFLLAFIPIVGATLAGILAALVALVTHGWVIALIVVGIVVVVNQLEGNFLQPVLMGRSMKLHAFAVLIALTVGTVLGGIVGAILAVPLTAAAWGIIQVWDGPETPARWARRKPRAEERVDSVTAVAR, from the coding sequence ATGGGTCTGTTCCATTCCTCCCCCCGGTCCGTGCGCCTCGACGACAGCAGGCCGTTGCGGACCGCGGCGAGCGGCAAGCCCGCGAGCATGTGGTCGGACGGGTTCGGCACCCTCGCTACCCGCTCGCTCCAGGCGATCATCGTCGTCGGCGTGGCCGCCGTCCTGATCCTCGGGATGCTGCAGCTCACCGTCGTCGTGATCCCGGTGCTGCTCGCGCTGATCCTCGCGTCCGCCGCGGCACCCGTCATGACGTGGATGCGGCGACACGGCATCCCGGCGGTGTACGCGACACTCCTCACCCTTCTGGCCGTCGTCGTCCTGCTCGGCGGCGTCGGCTGGCTCGTCGTGTGGGCCGTCCGCGACCAGTGGGACAAGCTGTCGACGCAGGCTCAGCAAGGTTTCCAGAGTCTGATGGCGTGGGTGGAGACGCTGCCGATCGACATCGATCAGAGCCAGATCGACGAGTGGATCGCCTCGGCGACCGACTTCCTCACCAGTGCGCAGTTCGGTTCGGGGGCCCTCGCCGGCGTGAGCGCGGTCGCCAACTTCGTAACCGGACTCGTCCTCATGATCGTGACGCTGTTCTTCTTCTTGAAGGACGGGCCGACCCTCTGGGAGTTCCTCATCCGGCCGTTCCGCGGGAATGACTACGACCGCGCGGTGCGCGTGGGGCGGAAGACCGTGAACACGTTCGGCGCCTACCTCCGCGGCACCGCGGCGGTCGCGGCCGTCGACGCGATCGGGATCACCGCCGGCCTGCTCATCCTGCAGATTCCGCTGGCCATCCCCCTCGGTGTCCTGGTCTTCCTCCTGGCGTTCATCCCGATCGTGGGGGCCACGCTCGCCGGCATCCTCGCCGCGCTCGTGGCGCTTGTCACCCACGGCTGGGTCATCGCGCTGATCGTGGTCGGGATCGTCGTCGTCGTGAACCAGCTGGAGGGCAACTTCCTGCAGCCGGTGCTCATGGGCAGGTCGATGAAGCTGCACGCCTTCGCCGTGCTCATCGCGCTCACCGTCGGCACGGTGCTCGGCGGCATCGTGGGCGCGATCCTCGCGGTCCCACTGACGGCCGCCGCCTGGGGGATCATCCAGGTGTGGGACGGGCCCGAGACCCCCGCGCGCTGGGCTCGGCGCAAGCCTCGCGCCGAGGAGCGCGTCGACAGCGTCACCGCCGTCGCCCGCTGA
- a CDS encoding ATP-dependent DNA ligase, whose protein sequence is MTYEIPAPMLAKSVPAVPDPARTPGGLSFEPKWDGFRALISWDGETVEIGSRGAKPLTRYFPELVDAVSRLVPEPCLLDGEIVVADGEAGAQRLQWEILSQRIHPAASRVTMLSETHPAMFVAFDLLARGDRDLQAVPFHERRAELEDLLRDVPHPVHLTRTTTDAALATRWLEEFEGAGLDGVVAKPLDQPYAPGKRTMFKIKHARSADVVAVGYRVHKSGQGVGSLLVGLYDDEGLLRQVGGVSAWSDKRRRELVDELAPLVERDEDGEAVTGESDRSRFTASKDTTFVRLRPERVLEVRYDQLEGSRFRHTVQFERWRPDRDARSCSFDQLDTVAAYDLGDVLD, encoded by the coding sequence GTGACCTACGAGATCCCCGCGCCCATGCTCGCCAAGTCGGTGCCGGCCGTTCCCGACCCCGCACGGACGCCGGGCGGCCTGAGCTTCGAACCGAAGTGGGACGGCTTCCGCGCGCTGATCTCGTGGGACGGCGAGACCGTGGAGATCGGCTCACGCGGCGCGAAACCCCTGACCAGGTACTTCCCCGAGCTCGTCGACGCCGTCTCGCGCCTGGTCCCGGAGCCCTGCCTCCTCGACGGCGAGATCGTCGTGGCCGACGGTGAGGCCGGTGCCCAGCGACTCCAGTGGGAGATCCTGTCGCAGCGGATCCACCCCGCCGCTTCTCGCGTGACCATGCTCAGTGAGACCCACCCGGCGATGTTCGTCGCGTTCGACCTGCTCGCCCGCGGCGACCGCGACCTCCAGGCTGTGCCCTTCCACGAACGTCGCGCCGAGCTCGAGGACCTGTTGCGCGATGTGCCGCATCCGGTGCATCTCACGCGCACCACGACGGATGCCGCCCTGGCGACGAGGTGGCTCGAGGAGTTCGAGGGCGCCGGGCTCGACGGTGTCGTCGCCAAACCCCTCGACCAGCCGTACGCGCCGGGCAAGCGCACGATGTTCAAGATCAAGCACGCACGCTCGGCCGATGTCGTGGCCGTCGGATACCGGGTCCACAAGAGCGGACAGGGCGTCGGCTCGCTGCTGGTAGGGCTCTACGACGACGAGGGCCTGCTCCGACAGGTCGGCGGCGTCTCCGCATGGAGCGACAAGCGCCGTCGGGAGCTGGTCGACGAGCTGGCTCCGCTCGTCGAGAGGGACGAGGACGGCGAGGCCGTCACCGGGGAATCCGATCGCTCCCGGTTCACCGCGTCGAAGGACACGACGTTCGTGCGGCTTCGCCCCGAGCGCGTGCTCGAGGTCCGCTACGACCAGCTCGAGGGCTCGCGGTTCCGCCACACCGTGCAGTTCGAGCGGTGGCGGCCCGACCGCGATGCCCGGTCGTGCTCGTTCGACCAGCTCGACACCGTCGCGGCGTACGACCTGGGTGACGTCCTGGACTGA
- the ligD gene encoding non-homologous end-joining DNA ligase: MASERVTLEIPGGREISLSSPGRVVFPAVGVTKRELAEYVIAVAEPFLRANGARPVSLERFPETVDGESFFSKNPPKGTPDYVDQVICTYNSGRRHPQVVLNEAAAIVWAVQMNTVVFHPWASLAADTDNPVELRIDLDPQPGTDFADAAAVAPALRDVLREAGLEAWLKTSGNRGLHVFCPIEPTHEFLDVRHAVIAAGRELERRMPDRVTTKWWKEERGQRIFIDFNQANRDRTMAGAYSPRALPGATVATPITWDELEAGVDPAAFTVRTVPQRLAEIGDPWERLQAAPGRIDTLLEWWQRDLDDGLGELPFPPEFPKMPGEPPRVQPSRAKKD; the protein is encoded by the coding sequence ATGGCCTCCGAACGCGTGACCCTCGAGATCCCCGGAGGGCGGGAGATCTCGCTCTCCAGCCCCGGGCGGGTCGTGTTCCCCGCCGTCGGTGTGACCAAGCGGGAGCTCGCTGAGTACGTGATCGCGGTGGCGGAGCCTTTCCTCCGCGCCAACGGTGCACGTCCGGTGTCGCTGGAGCGCTTCCCCGAAACGGTGGACGGGGAGAGCTTCTTCTCGAAGAACCCGCCCAAGGGCACCCCCGACTACGTCGACCAGGTGATCTGCACGTACAACAGTGGCCGCCGTCACCCGCAGGTCGTGCTGAACGAGGCGGCCGCGATCGTCTGGGCGGTGCAGATGAACACCGTCGTGTTCCACCCGTGGGCCTCACTCGCGGCCGATACCGACAACCCGGTCGAGTTGCGCATAGACCTCGATCCGCAGCCCGGAACCGATTTCGCCGATGCCGCGGCCGTGGCGCCCGCGCTCCGTGACGTCCTGCGTGAGGCGGGGCTGGAGGCGTGGCTGAAGACCAGCGGCAATCGAGGCCTGCACGTCTTCTGCCCGATCGAGCCGACCCATGAGTTCCTCGACGTGCGACACGCGGTCATCGCCGCCGGTCGCGAGCTGGAGCGCCGGATGCCCGACAGAGTGACCACGAAGTGGTGGAAGGAAGAGCGCGGGCAGCGCATCTTCATCGACTTCAACCAGGCGAACCGCGACCGGACGATGGCCGGCGCGTACAGCCCTCGCGCGCTCCCGGGGGCCACTGTCGCGACACCGATCACCTGGGACGAGCTGGAGGCGGGGGTCGATCCGGCCGCCTTCACGGTCCGGACGGTGCCGCAGCGCCTCGCCGAGATCGGTGACCCGTGGGAGCGTCTGCAGGCTGCGCCCGGTCGCATCGACACCCTGCTGGAGTGGTGGCAGCGCGACCTCGATGACGGTCTCGGGGAGCTGCCGTTTCCGCCGGAGTTCCCGAAGATGCCGGGTGAACCGCCGCGCGTGCAGCCTTCGCGCGCGAAGAAGGACTGA
- a CDS encoding SseB family protein produces the protein MALFSRRPKPQPDEPAEVPVDADPVVDGLQSDVSATVAAEEADAESAEPVPHVPISVSTYGQPARQATRPAADIPPSAPPLPRVPAEAPARTEGRKGMPDNTLVMQALAALPEQPDNAAILGVMRQTLQGTLYLRILGDARAQLNEGAPLRLAISTLGDKKFLLAYTGAAGIQAGVGADPDTNTSILGQPAQAVLKNAVDAGYDGLILDHAGPGRRIVLTTALITRTLEQADPDFTIKNLLADTRSDATARYVVEALGNKPVFIAAGARGEGESLGIAEARAADGSRYLQVFSHPLEVLALRRDDRPLPITAAQLGSALASDPGLTGVLVDAAGPWIRLDRAQLAPVLAAAASDGGDASRSS, from the coding sequence ATGGCACTGTTCTCCCGTCGCCCGAAGCCGCAGCCCGACGAGCCGGCCGAGGTTCCGGTCGACGCCGACCCCGTGGTGGACGGGCTCCAGAGTGACGTGTCCGCAACGGTCGCGGCAGAGGAAGCGGATGCCGAGTCCGCAGAGCCTGTGCCGCACGTGCCGATCTCGGTGTCGACGTACGGCCAGCCCGCCCGGCAGGCCACTCGCCCAGCGGCGGACATCCCGCCCTCCGCGCCGCCGCTCCCTCGCGTTCCGGCGGAGGCGCCGGCCCGCACCGAGGGCCGGAAGGGCATGCCCGACAACACCCTCGTGATGCAGGCGCTCGCCGCTCTGCCGGAACAGCCCGACAACGCGGCGATCCTCGGCGTCATGCGTCAGACGCTGCAGGGCACGCTCTACCTCCGCATCCTCGGCGACGCGCGCGCCCAGCTGAACGAGGGAGCCCCGCTGCGGCTGGCGATCTCGACGCTCGGCGACAAGAAGTTCCTGCTCGCCTACACGGGAGCCGCCGGTATCCAGGCGGGCGTCGGCGCTGACCCCGACACGAACACGTCGATCCTCGGGCAGCCCGCGCAGGCCGTGCTGAAGAACGCGGTGGACGCCGGGTACGACGGGCTGATCCTCGACCATGCGGGCCCCGGACGCCGAATCGTGCTGACCACGGCGCTGATCACCCGCACGCTCGAGCAGGCGGACCCCGACTTCACGATCAAGAACCTGCTCGCCGACACGCGCAGCGACGCGACGGCGCGCTACGTCGTCGAAGCTCTCGGGAACAAGCCGGTGTTCATCGCGGCCGGTGCACGGGGCGAGGGCGAGAGTCTCGGCATCGCCGAGGCTCGGGCCGCGGACGGAAGCCGCTACCTGCAGGTCTTCTCGCACCCGCTCGAAGTGCTGGCGCTCCGCCGCGATGACCGTCCCCTCCCGATCACGGCCGCCCAGCTCGGGTCGGCCCTGGCAAGCGATCCCGGTCTGACCGGCGTGCTGGTGGATGCCGCGGGCCCGTGGATCCGCCTTGACCGCGCGCAGCTCGCCCCGGTGCTCGCCGCCGCGGCATCCGACGGCGGGGACGCTTCCCGTTCGAGCTGA
- a CDS encoding acyl-CoA dehydrogenase family protein encodes MSNDLPGEAVTRYDILGPLGTDYYAVFADIPASDREVWERARAFTVEVGDRMRAAWDAAEYPMDVAARFGELDLLNDGVEHPRLTYFSPLAAGLVNMEISRGDGSLGTVLAVQGGLALRTLALFGSPAQQDRWLTAVARNEVPAAFALTEPDHGSDSVSLETSARRDGDGWVLRGAKKWIGNGAAGGITFVWARIDEPDTDHHGAVRCFLVEQDAAGYTGTVITGKASLRGIHQAHIALDDVRVGDDALLPGAKSFKDASTVLYATRSGVAWSALGHATACYEAALQYAQQRMQFGKPLAKFQMVQERLAHMLEDLTAMQLYCRRLADLETAGGLRPTQASLAKFHNTRAARRVAAIARDLLGGNGILLENGVMQHMADIEAIHTYEGTESVQALLLGRDITGMSAFA; translated from the coding sequence ATGAGCAACGACCTTCCAGGCGAAGCCGTCACGCGATACGACATCCTCGGACCGCTGGGCACCGACTACTACGCCGTGTTCGCCGACATCCCGGCATCCGATCGCGAGGTCTGGGAACGAGCCCGGGCGTTCACCGTCGAGGTCGGCGATCGGATGCGCGCGGCGTGGGATGCCGCGGAGTACCCGATGGACGTCGCGGCCCGGTTCGGAGAGCTCGACCTTCTCAACGACGGCGTCGAGCACCCGCGGCTGACGTACTTCTCCCCGCTCGCGGCGGGACTGGTCAACATGGAGATCTCGCGCGGCGACGGCTCGCTGGGCACCGTCCTCGCCGTGCAGGGCGGGCTCGCCCTGCGCACCCTGGCACTGTTCGGCAGTCCCGCCCAGCAGGATCGCTGGCTGACCGCGGTCGCCCGCAACGAGGTTCCGGCCGCCTTCGCCCTCACCGAGCCCGATCACGGCTCCGATTCGGTCTCACTCGAGACGAGTGCCCGGCGCGACGGTGACGGGTGGGTGCTCCGCGGCGCGAAGAAGTGGATCGGCAACGGCGCCGCCGGAGGGATCACGTTCGTCTGGGCACGCATCGATGAGCCCGACACCGACCACCACGGCGCCGTGCGGTGCTTCCTCGTCGAACAGGATGCCGCCGGGTACACCGGCACCGTGATCACGGGCAAGGCGTCGCTGCGCGGCATCCACCAGGCCCACATCGCCCTGGACGACGTGCGGGTCGGCGATGACGCCCTGCTGCCGGGGGCGAAGAGCTTCAAGGACGCGTCGACCGTGCTGTACGCGACGCGGTCGGGCGTCGCATGGTCCGCCCTCGGGCACGCCACGGCCTGCTACGAGGCCGCGCTCCAGTACGCCCAGCAGCGGATGCAGTTCGGCAAGCCGCTCGCGAAGTTCCAAATGGTCCAGGAGCGCCTCGCTCACATGCTGGAGGACCTGACGGCGATGCAGCTCTACTGCAGGCGACTGGCCGATCTCGAAACCGCGGGCGGGCTGCGACCCACGCAGGCCTCGCTGGCGAAGTTCCACAACACGCGGGCTGCGCGTCGCGTCGCCGCGATCGCGCGAGACCTGCTCGGCGGCAACGGCATCCTGCTCGAGAACGGTGTGATGCAGCACATGGCCGACATCGAGGCGATCCACACCTACGAGGGAACCGAGAGCGTGCAGGCGCTGCTGCTGGGCCGGGACATCACCGGGATGAGCGCGTTCGCCTGA